The Nocardia arthritidis genome has a window encoding:
- a CDS encoding flavin-containing monooxygenase: MTRHIDVLIIGAGISGIGMACHLTREKTGRDYLILERRTAIGGTWDLFRYPGIRSDSDMYTFGYDFRPWHGTKVLADGPNIRAYIADTAAEYGVTEHIRFGRKVTDASWSSAENRWTVEAHNEQTGEIEHYTADFVVGCTGYYDYDNGYRPRFPGEENFRGQIVHPQHWPADLNYTGKRVVVIGSGATAITLVPAMSRDAAHVTMLQRSPTYIAALPADDPVAVGLKKARVPATLAYKVGRARNIALQRASFQLSRTNPALSRRLLLAAVRAQVGPGIDMRHFTPDYNPWDQRLCVVPNGDLFKVLRRGKASVLTDRIETFTETGIRLASGEELDADIVISATGLTLQMLGGATLTVDGAPVTLRDHIAYKGVMLDGIPNAMVVIGYTNASWTLKADLAAQYFCRILNHMRSRGYTKFVAVAQDGDRSDQSLMGGALTSGYIKRGEDVMPRQGIRGPWQVINNYFRDRTLLRKGPIEDGVLEFTTAHHQSLAESRIA; this comes from the coding sequence ATGACGCGGCATATCGACGTGCTGATCATCGGCGCCGGGATATCCGGTATCGGAATGGCCTGCCATCTCACCCGGGAAAAGACCGGGCGCGACTATCTGATCCTCGAGCGCCGCACGGCCATCGGGGGCACCTGGGATCTGTTCCGCTATCCCGGAATTCGTTCCGACTCGGATATGTACACCTTCGGCTACGACTTCCGGCCATGGCACGGAACCAAAGTGCTCGCCGATGGACCGAACATCCGGGCGTACATCGCCGATACGGCGGCGGAATACGGTGTCACCGAACATATTCGGTTCGGTCGTAAGGTCACCGACGCGAGCTGGTCCTCCGCCGAGAACCGCTGGACCGTCGAGGCACACAACGAGCAGACCGGCGAAATCGAGCATTACACCGCCGATTTCGTCGTCGGCTGCACCGGGTACTACGACTACGACAACGGGTACCGTCCGCGATTCCCCGGCGAGGAGAACTTCCGCGGACAGATCGTGCATCCGCAGCACTGGCCGGCGGATCTGAACTACACGGGTAAGCGCGTCGTCGTAATCGGCAGCGGCGCAACGGCTATCACGCTCGTCCCGGCGATGAGCCGCGACGCCGCACACGTGACGATGCTGCAGCGCTCACCCACTTACATCGCCGCGCTGCCCGCCGACGATCCGGTCGCCGTCGGCCTGAAGAAGGCGCGGGTGCCCGCCACGCTCGCGTACAAGGTCGGCCGCGCGCGCAATATCGCGTTGCAACGGGCCAGTTTTCAGCTTTCCCGCACCAATCCGGCGCTCTCCCGCAGGCTGCTGCTCGCGGCGGTGCGGGCGCAGGTCGGCCCCGGAATCGATATGCGGCACTTCACGCCCGACTACAACCCGTGGGATCAGCGGCTGTGCGTCGTGCCGAACGGCGACCTGTTCAAGGTGCTGCGCCGCGGTAAGGCCTCGGTCCTCACCGATCGGATCGAGACGTTCACCGAAACCGGCATCCGGCTCGCCTCGGGCGAGGAACTGGACGCCGACATCGTCATCAGCGCGACGGGGCTGACGCTGCAGATGCTCGGCGGCGCGACGCTGACCGTGGACGGCGCACCCGTCACCCTCCGCGACCACATCGCCTACAAGGGCGTCATGCTCGACGGCATCCCGAACGCCATGGTGGTGATCGGCTACACCAACGCCTCCTGGACGTTGAAGGCCGACCTGGCCGCCCAGTACTTCTGCCGCATCCTCAACCACATGCGGTCGCGCGGCTACACGAAATTCGTCGCGGTGGCCCAAGACGGCGACCGCTCCGACCAGTCACTGATGGGCGGCGCCCTCACCTCCGGCTACATCAAACGCGGCGAAGACGTGATGCCCCGCCAGGGCATCCGCGGCCCATGGCAGGTCATCAACAACTACTTCCGCGACCGAACCCTGCTGCGCAAGGGCCCAATCGAGGACGGCGTCCTCGAATTCACCACCGCCCACCACCAGTCACTCGCCGAATCCCGCATCGCCTAG
- a CDS encoding ATP-binding protein yields the protein MRYFNTAGPCLPDLHYMIPAEERLPDARMYIEFGFYIVVHAPRQSGKTTALLGLARELTAEGHFLALSFSCELGEALRDDYTAVEEVLLSEIRRTAELQGWAPELLPPDPWPEAAPGSRLVTGLTAWVTKCPRPLVLFFDEIDALRGDSLISVLRQLRAGYTQSRQHFVHSVVLCGLRDVREYKAASGGDPKRLGTASPFNIKIESIRVGDFTKTETCQLYRQHTTETGQEFDDKALDLAFYYTQGQPWLVNALAWEITGKMRVRETITIDHVEQAKERLILSRATHLDSLVDKLNDPRVQRVLTPILVGAIPKPIPEFDDDITYVRDLGLVAQGKQLRIANPIYQEVIVRVLGDATEASITAEPSSFRFPDGRIDFPRLLREFTTFWIQHGDILAARENYHEVAAQLVLMAYLHRIVNGAGYIDREVGVGRGRIDLLVRQPYSDDQGHQLEQREALELKVWADHQADPLNDGLTQLDGYLDRLGLDTGTLVIFDRRPTAAPIATRTGFDQAHTPGGRTVTLLRA from the coding sequence GTGAGGTACTTCAACACGGCGGGTCCGTGTTTACCGGACCTGCACTACATGATTCCCGCCGAGGAGCGGTTGCCCGATGCCCGGATGTATATCGAATTCGGGTTCTACATCGTGGTGCACGCGCCACGGCAATCGGGGAAGACGACCGCGCTACTCGGGTTGGCGCGGGAGTTGACGGCCGAAGGCCACTTTCTGGCATTGTCATTCTCGTGCGAACTGGGTGAGGCCCTCCGCGACGATTACACCGCCGTAGAGGAAGTGCTCCTCAGCGAGATTCGACGCACCGCAGAATTGCAGGGCTGGGCTCCGGAGCTCCTGCCGCCGGACCCATGGCCGGAGGCGGCACCTGGTTCTCGGCTCGTAACAGGCCTGACTGCATGGGTAACCAAGTGCCCACGGCCGCTGGTGCTGTTCTTCGACGAGATCGATGCGCTGCGCGGGGACAGCCTGATCAGCGTCCTGCGGCAGTTGCGAGCGGGATACACCCAGAGCCGCCAGCACTTCGTCCATTCAGTCGTGCTGTGCGGATTGCGCGATGTCCGCGAGTACAAGGCCGCGTCTGGCGGCGATCCCAAGCGGTTGGGGACCGCGAGCCCGTTCAACATAAAGATCGAGTCGATCCGGGTCGGGGACTTCACCAAAACCGAGACGTGCCAACTGTATCGGCAGCACACCACCGAGACCGGGCAGGAGTTCGACGACAAAGCGCTCGATCTGGCGTTCTACTACACCCAGGGCCAGCCGTGGCTGGTCAACGCCCTTGCCTGGGAGATCACCGGCAAGATGCGGGTACGGGAGACGATCACCATCGATCATGTCGAACAAGCCAAGGAGCGGTTGATCCTGAGCCGAGCCACGCACTTGGATTCGCTGGTCGACAAGCTGAACGACCCGAGGGTGCAGCGGGTGCTGACACCGATCCTCGTCGGCGCGATACCCAAGCCGATCCCAGAGTTCGACGACGACATCACTTACGTACGAGATCTCGGATTGGTCGCACAGGGCAAGCAGTTGCGGATCGCCAATCCGATCTATCAGGAAGTAATCGTCCGAGTTCTCGGCGACGCCACGGAAGCGTCCATCACCGCCGAGCCGTCGAGCTTCCGATTCCCCGACGGCCGCATCGACTTCCCGCGCCTGCTGAGGGAATTCACCACCTTCTGGATCCAGCATGGCGACATTCTGGCCGCCAGAGAGAACTATCACGAAGTCGCCGCGCAGCTGGTGCTGATGGCATACCTGCATCGGATCGTCAACGGCGCGGGATATATCGACCGCGAAGTCGGCGTCGGCCGAGGCCGAATCGATCTTCTTGTCCGCCAACCATATTCGGATGACCAAGGCCACCAGCTCGAACAACGCGAAGCGCTCGAGCTGAAGGTATGGGCCGATCACCAGGCCGATCCGCTGAACGACGGATTGACTCAGCTGGACGGCTACCTCGACCGACTCGGCCTGGACACCGGCACTTTGGTGATCTTCGACCGCCGCCCCACCGCCGCACCGATCGCGACCCGCACCGGGTTCGATCAAGCGCACACCCCCGGCGGTCGCACCGTCACCCTGCTGCGCGCCTGA
- a CDS encoding MBL fold metallo-hydrolase has product MVEADRFLVLVDTGYGLDCVRQPAQWLGWTRHVVRPRLAESETAVRQVAALGFDPTDVRHILLTHLDYDHTGGLADFPWATVHVHEPEFRAAMRPDFVGRIRYQPRHWAHGPKWELNSVAGGDNWFGFESVRELPGLPSEFLVVPLIGHSRGHAGVAVDTGDGWLLDAGDSYWSDDEIGPAPSRFDLGALARVPMAALPSVYRANIARLAELRRTHGGEVTMFSVHDAAAYHRLR; this is encoded by the coding sequence TTGGTCGAGGCCGACAGGTTTCTGGTGCTGGTGGATACCGGGTACGGGCTGGACTGTGTGCGGCAGCCTGCGCAGTGGCTGGGGTGGACTCGGCATGTGGTTCGGCCGCGGTTGGCCGAGAGTGAGACCGCGGTGCGACAGGTCGCGGCGCTCGGCTTCGATCCCACCGATGTGCGCCACATTCTGCTGACCCACCTGGATTACGACCACACCGGCGGGCTGGCCGATTTCCCTTGGGCCACCGTGCACGTGCACGAGCCGGAGTTTCGTGCGGCGATGCGGCCGGATTTCGTCGGGCGCATCCGCTATCAGCCGCGGCACTGGGCGCACGGGCCGAAATGGGAGCTGAATTCCGTTGCGGGCGGCGATAATTGGTTCGGCTTCGAGTCGGTGCGGGAATTACCCGGCCTGCCTTCGGAATTCCTGGTCGTCCCGCTGATCGGGCACAGCAGAGGACATGCCGGGGTCGCCGTCGACACCGGCGACGGCTGGTTGTTGGACGCCGGGGATTCCTACTGGTCCGATGACGAAATCGGCCCCGCCCCTTCCCGTTTCGACCTGGGCGCACTGGCGCGGGTACCGATGGCGGCGCTGCCATCGGTGTATCGGGCGAATATCGCGCGGCTCGCGGAGCTGCGGCGGACACACGGTGGCGAGGTGACGATGTTCTCGGTACACGATGCGGCCGCCTATCATCGGCTGCGCTGA
- a CDS encoding LLM class flavin-dependent oxidoreductase, translating into MALRFAIALPQYFSHGEFEPVRMREYLTRAEELGFESGWTTEQTLGGMPHFGPLETLAYAAACTSTLRLGCAVFVSSQHSPVHLAKSIATVDQLSGGRLEVGVGVGGRGRALAAFGVDPETLVGRFTEGIDLMKALWTRQTIDFDGRFWQLRGATQEPKPFQRPHPPLWMGGSHPNAIRRAVRYGDGFFGAGSTTTEKFAEQVQILRKVLADSGRRDFPIAKRVYLAVDDDAAVARRRISDALDRMYGTFAAPGTFAPAAVAGTPDDVVAGLRAVAEAGAELILLNPMEQQAEQMERLAAEVMPRL; encoded by the coding sequence ATGGCACTTCGGTTCGCGATAGCATTGCCGCAATACTTCTCGCACGGGGAGTTCGAGCCCGTGCGAATGCGCGAATATCTGACGCGCGCAGAGGAACTCGGGTTCGAGAGCGGATGGACCACCGAGCAGACGCTCGGTGGCATGCCGCATTTCGGACCGCTGGAGACGCTGGCTTACGCGGCGGCGTGCACCAGCACGCTGCGGCTGGGCTGCGCGGTTTTCGTCAGCTCGCAGCACAGCCCGGTGCATCTGGCCAAGAGCATCGCCACCGTCGACCAGTTGAGCGGCGGCAGGTTGGAAGTCGGCGTCGGTGTCGGCGGCCGCGGCCGGGCGCTGGCGGCCTTCGGGGTGGATCCGGAGACGTTGGTCGGCCGGTTCACCGAGGGCATCGACCTGATGAAGGCGCTCTGGACGCGGCAGACAATAGATTTCGATGGGCGGTTCTGGCAGCTGCGAGGCGCGACGCAGGAGCCGAAACCGTTCCAGCGGCCGCACCCGCCGCTGTGGATGGGTGGTTCGCATCCGAACGCGATCCGGCGCGCGGTGCGCTACGGCGACGGGTTCTTCGGTGCGGGATCGACGACCACCGAGAAATTCGCCGAGCAGGTCCAAATATTGCGAAAGGTGCTCGCGGACAGCGGACGTCGCGATTTCCCGATCGCCAAACGGGTGTACCTCGCCGTCGACGACGACGCGGCGGTCGCGCGACGGCGGATCAGCGACGCACTGGACCGCATGTACGGAACCTTCGCCGCGCCGGGCACTTTCGCGCCGGCCGCGGTGGCGGGCACACCCGACGATGTGGTGGCGGGCCTGCGCGCGGTGGCCGAGGCGGGCGCCGAGCTGATCCTGCTCAACCCCATGGAGCAGCAGGCCGAGCAAATGGAACGCCTTGCGGCAGAGGTCATGCCGCGGCTCTGA
- a CDS encoding extracellular catalytic domain type 2 short-chain-length polyhydroxyalkanoate depolymerase: MKRFLLAVAALCSGIATGVAFAAVPSPTPGTLSGYHVGAVYVAGVSSGGYMANQLHVAYSGTFKGAGIFTAGPYDCAQDSVYTAQYACMATFQTRKTPAELEQETRDRANSGVLDPVSGLSGSKVYLYHGTGDTTVAAAVNDDLATYYRDLGANVVYDNASGAGHAWVSPLGPVACASTAAPYINNCGNDPEHDMLAQLLGSVRAPNTSALGGQLIEFDQNQYVSGGSAASISMDGHGFAYVPSACAGGTTCTLLVTLHGCKQGYSYDSIGDTFMKDAYLNEYADTNNLIVLYPQAITQSSSNPNGCWDWWGYTGAAYAEHAGPQMKAVMAMVGALTSTTPPTTTTVPPTTTTTPPTTTTTPPTTTTTPPTTTTVPPTTTTVPPTTTTPAPVCVTASNYDHVQADRAHVALGSTYANGSNDAMGLWNTFTTHTLRQTGPDYWVVADGQC, from the coding sequence ATGAAACGATTTCTACTGGCGGTCGCGGCCCTGTGCTCGGGTATCGCGACCGGCGTCGCATTCGCGGCCGTGCCATCGCCTACTCCGGGGACGCTATCCGGATATCACGTCGGGGCCGTATATGTGGCCGGTGTGTCTTCGGGTGGGTATATGGCAAACCAATTGCACGTCGCCTATTCGGGGACGTTCAAGGGTGCCGGAATCTTCACCGCGGGACCGTACGACTGCGCGCAGGACTCCGTCTACACCGCACAGTACGCGTGCATGGCCACCTTTCAGACCCGCAAAACGCCCGCCGAACTGGAACAGGAGACCCGTGATCGCGCGAATTCCGGTGTGCTGGATCCAGTTTCGGGTCTATCCGGTTCGAAGGTCTACCTGTACCACGGCACCGGCGACACCACCGTCGCCGCCGCGGTGAACGACGACCTCGCCACCTACTACCGCGATCTCGGCGCGAATGTGGTGTACGACAACGCGTCCGGCGCCGGGCACGCGTGGGTGAGCCCGCTCGGCCCGGTGGCCTGCGCGAGCACCGCCGCGCCCTATATCAACAACTGCGGCAACGATCCCGAGCACGATATGCTCGCGCAGCTGCTCGGCAGCGTGCGGGCCCCGAACACCTCGGCACTCGGCGGGCAGCTGATCGAATTCGACCAGAACCAGTATGTGAGCGGCGGCAGCGCGGCATCGATCAGCATGGACGGCCACGGATTCGCCTATGTGCCCTCCGCCTGCGCCGGTGGCACCACGTGCACCTTGCTTGTCACGCTGCACGGCTGCAAACAGGGGTACAGCTACGACTCGATCGGCGACACCTTTATGAAGGACGCCTATCTGAACGAATACGCCGACACCAACAATCTGATCGTGCTGTATCCGCAGGCGATAACGCAGTCGTCGAGTAATCCGAACGGGTGCTGGGACTGGTGGGGTTATACCGGCGCCGCCTACGCCGAACATGCGGGCCCGCAGATGAAGGCGGTGATGGCGATGGTCGGCGCGCTGACTTCGACGACTCCGCCGACGACCACGACGGTTCCGCCGACGACCACGACGACTCCGCCGACGACCACGACGACTCCGCCGACGACCACGACGACCCCGCCGACGACCACGACGGTTCCGCCGACCACGACGACGGTTCCGCCGACAACCACCACTCCGGCCCCCGTCTGCGTGACCGCGTCGAACTACGACCACGTTCAGGCCGACCGCGCCCATGTCGCCCTCGGTTCCACCTACGCCAACGGGTCCAATGACGCGATGGGACTGTGGAATACCTTCACAACCCACACCCTGCGCCAAACCGGCCCCGACTACTGGGTGGTCGCCGACGGCCAGTGCTGA
- a CDS encoding tannase/feruloyl esterase family alpha/beta hydrolase has product MPPSRHITTLAFTTVLLCGAGSANAEPQPENCSAPKVIGAEMQVAACLADLTTSGTVASGHTIAAEWDGLQPAETRNPTGVPGIQIDGYFPDNSTTNTDHGWNHDSQFVIRLPERWNGGLVVAGTPGNRRQYANDFTIADWVLARGYAYAATDKGNTGAAFFQGEAEPGDAMAEWNRRVTELTIAAQTTVAQRYGRPAAHTYVAGQSNGGYLVRWQLENVPWLYDGGIDWEGSLWQADGPNVLTFLPAALRNYPGSQHDPAARAGMLAAGFPAGSEPLWDYHYRNYWDLTQRIYRREFDPDYTATENPFCQSGTPGCDADYDYLSRPASVRAAMSKVALTGRIQRPLITVHGTLDALLPIAADSDVYAGMIRDQGRADLHRYYGVEGGNHTDGLYDAHRDLLRPLLPCFRTAFAALEGWITAGQEPPVSATVPRPATGDLANTCALDS; this is encoded by the coding sequence ATGCCGCCGTCCCGGCACATCACCACCCTGGCCTTCACCACCGTACTGCTCTGCGGCGCGGGGTCAGCGAACGCCGAGCCGCAACCCGAAAACTGTTCTGCGCCAAAGGTTATCGGTGCCGAAATGCAGGTCGCCGCCTGCCTCGCCGATCTCACCACCTCGGGCACCGTCGCCTCCGGTCACACCATCGCGGCCGAATGGGACGGCCTGCAGCCCGCCGAGACGCGCAACCCCACCGGCGTACCCGGCATCCAGATCGACGGCTACTTCCCCGACAACTCGACGACCAATACCGATCACGGCTGGAATCACGACAGTCAGTTCGTGATCCGGTTACCGGAACGCTGGAACGGCGGGCTGGTCGTGGCCGGAACACCGGGGAACCGCAGGCAGTACGCCAACGACTTCACCATCGCCGACTGGGTGCTCGCACGCGGCTACGCCTACGCCGCCACCGACAAGGGCAATACCGGCGCCGCGTTCTTCCAGGGCGAGGCCGAACCTGGTGACGCGATGGCCGAATGGAACCGTCGCGTAACGGAATTGACGATCGCCGCGCAGACAACCGTCGCGCAGCGCTACGGCAGGCCCGCGGCGCACACCTATGTCGCGGGCCAGTCCAATGGCGGCTACCTGGTTCGCTGGCAGCTCGAAAACGTGCCGTGGCTCTACGACGGCGGCATCGACTGGGAAGGTTCGCTGTGGCAGGCCGACGGGCCGAACGTGCTGACCTTCCTTCCCGCCGCGCTACGGAATTATCCGGGGAGCCAACATGATCCGGCGGCACGCGCCGGAATGCTCGCGGCGGGCTTCCCGGCCGGATCCGAACCGCTCTGGGACTACCACTACCGCAACTATTGGGATCTCACCCAGCGGATCTACCGCCGCGAATTCGATCCGGACTACACCGCGACCGAAAATCCGTTCTGCCAGAGCGGGACTCCGGGCTGCGATGCCGACTACGACTATCTGTCCCGTCCCGCGAGCGTGCGCGCGGCGATGTCGAAGGTCGCGCTGACCGGGCGTATTCAGCGGCCGCTCATCACGGTGCACGGCACGCTCGACGCACTGTTGCCCATCGCCGCCGACTCCGATGTCTACGCGGGCATGATCCGCGATCAGGGACGTGCGGATCTGCACCGGTACTACGGCGTCGAGGGCGGCAATCACACCGACGGGCTGTACGACGCGCACCGGGACCTGTTGCGGCCGCTGTTGCCTTGCTTCCGAACGGCTTTCGCCGCGCTGGAGGGCTGGATCACCGCGGGGCAGGAACCGCCGGTCAGCGCGACGGTCCCTCGCCCGGCGACCGGCGATCTCGCCAATACCTGCGCGCTGGACTCCTGA
- a CDS encoding helix-turn-helix domain-containing protein — MRVDTGSAAGPKVVALPTMTVMTCEIFLQLLEREAPAVEFEAPLLEARAAGAPAATIAALESAKLAALRVRALLERRARREAELAALFDTASDLAALRDVDAVLAAIVHRARRLLRADVAYLTVPDPVRGDTYMRVTDGAGSPRFRATRLAMGDGLGGLVAQTGVPYSSADYFADNRFRHTTEIDSAVREEGLVAILGVPMKLGDRVIGVLFASHRDAKPYAPEEIALLVSLAAHATIALDSARRLTETRSALAELSAANRAMHAHYDTVERAAQAHDRMTDLVVRGGGVADIAAVVVDILGGELLVLDADRRRIAELRAPSPTPADPLDDDRLVAEIVATAGRLGRTARTSELWAAPAGTGTDPLCTLVLRHPGELSPSDQRILERAALVTALLLLFRRSIAEAEGRVRGELLDDLIGGRVTGRDDLRGRGALLGIDLDRPHVLVVAEHGGQRRADAWTTAYTVTRQGLAATRGDHAYLLLPGDDASAAARQVAAELNVILEKPATVAGSGPVELPGGAQAACAEALRCIEVLHALGRRGASAGAADLGFVGLLVSQGGDVLAFLDRMLGPVLEYDRRRGTLLIRTLETYFATGASLRDSARRLHIHVNTVAQRIERITGLLGAGWQQPDRALEIQLALRLHRLRETSVLLR; from the coding sequence ATGCGTGTCGACACCGGGTCGGCGGCTGGACCGAAGGTGGTTGCGCTGCCCACAATGACCGTCATGACCTGCGAGATCTTCCTGCAGCTGCTCGAAAGGGAAGCGCCCGCCGTGGAATTCGAGGCACCGCTGTTGGAGGCCAGGGCCGCGGGTGCGCCCGCCGCCACCATCGCCGCACTGGAATCGGCCAAACTCGCCGCACTCCGGGTGCGCGCGCTGCTGGAGCGGCGTGCCCGCCGGGAGGCGGAGCTGGCCGCATTGTTCGACACCGCAAGCGATCTCGCCGCGCTGCGCGATGTCGACGCGGTGCTGGCCGCGATCGTGCACCGGGCGCGCAGGCTGCTGCGCGCCGATGTGGCCTACCTGACCGTGCCGGATCCGGTGCGGGGCGATACCTATATGCGGGTCACCGACGGCGCCGGATCGCCGAGGTTCCGGGCCACCAGGCTGGCCATGGGCGACGGTCTCGGCGGGCTGGTCGCCCAGACCGGCGTGCCCTATTCGAGCGCGGATTACTTCGCCGACAACCGCTTCCGGCACACCACCGAAATTGATTCGGCGGTGCGGGAGGAAGGTTTGGTCGCCATCCTCGGCGTGCCGATGAAACTGGGCGACCGGGTGATCGGCGTGCTGTTCGCCTCGCACCGAGACGCGAAACCGTATGCGCCGGAAGAGATCGCCCTGTTGGTCTCGCTGGCCGCGCACGCGACCATCGCACTCGACTCCGCCCGCAGACTCACCGAAACCCGTTCCGCGCTGGCCGAACTCAGTGCGGCGAACCGGGCCATGCACGCGCACTACGACACCGTGGAACGCGCGGCCCAGGCGCACGACCGGATGACCGATCTGGTGGTGCGCGGCGGCGGTGTCGCCGATATCGCGGCGGTCGTCGTCGATATCCTCGGCGGCGAACTGCTGGTGCTCGACGCCGACCGCCGCCGCATCGCCGAGCTGCGCGCGCCGAGCCCCACACCGGCGGACCCGCTCGACGACGACCGTCTGGTCGCCGAAATCGTCGCCACCGCAGGCAGACTCGGCCGCACCGCCAGAACGAGCGAGCTGTGGGCCGCGCCCGCGGGCACCGGCACCGACCCGCTGTGCACCCTCGTGCTGCGCCATCCGGGGGAGCTGTCTCCGTCGGATCAGCGGATCCTGGAGCGGGCCGCGCTGGTCACCGCGCTGCTGCTGCTGTTCCGGCGCAGTATCGCCGAGGCGGAGGGGCGGGTGCGCGGCGAACTGCTCGACGATCTGATCGGCGGCCGCGTCACGGGCCGGGACGACCTGCGCGGCCGGGGTGCGCTACTCGGCATCGACCTCGATCGCCCGCATGTGCTCGTCGTCGCCGAACACGGCGGGCAGCGCCGCGCCGACGCGTGGACGACGGCATACACCGTGACGAGGCAGGGTCTGGCCGCCACCCGTGGCGATCACGCCTACCTGCTGCTACCCGGCGACGATGCGTCGGCGGCGGCCAGGCAGGTCGCCGCCGAACTGAACGTCATCCTCGAAAAGCCCGCGACCGTAGCGGGTTCCGGGCCGGTCGAGCTGCCGGGTGGTGCGCAGGCCGCGTGCGCGGAGGCACTGCGGTGCATCGAGGTGCTGCACGCGCTCGGGCGGCGGGGCGCGTCGGCGGGGGCCGCCGATCTCGGATTCGTCGGGCTGCTTGTCAGCCAGGGCGGTGACGTGCTCGCCTTCCTGGACCGGATGCTCGGACCGGTCCTCGAATACGACCGGCGGCGCGGCACGCTGCTGATCCGCACGCTGGAAACCTATTTCGCGACCGGCGCGAGCCTGCGCGACAGCGCGCGGCGGCTGCACATCCACGTCAACACCGTCGCCCAGCGCATCGAGCGGATCACCGGCCTGCTCGGCGCCGGCTGGCAGCAGCCCGACCGCGCACTGGAAATCCAACTGGCCCTTCGCCTGCACCGGCTCCGGGAGACCTCGGTGCTCCTCCGCTGA